The following DNA comes from Fundulus heteroclitus isolate FHET01 chromosome 1, MU-UCD_Fhet_4.1, whole genome shotgun sequence.
agcgccctgtgggcacagtagtgtccttggcagcatggcctcagtaaatcaaccccccaccccctcaaatgtttgtgatgtatgtgatggcggttgtactgaaacagtaatttccctctgggattattaaagtatttctgattctgatcaatTAGATcatgttctacattttattttaaatacattgaTATTATACTATCATACAGTGAATCTCATGCCCCCTGACTACTAAGATGTGTAGGAGGACCGGAGCTCCCGGAGAAAACCTACACCTGCATGGGGCCACTGGGAACCCTACAGCCCCAGAGGCAGCCACCATGAAGGCCCTTTTTCATGCGTTCTTAAACTTTTAAATGTCTCTTAGATTTACTTGAGGATCGGTTCAGGTGTCACGGGGGCGGGGCTTAGGGGCTGGGAGTAGCCCTCATTTGAGCAAGTCAATCAAACAATTAAGATGACATCTTCAACAATCCTTTTTGTAGATCAAAGTTCTCCGCCTCACACAGAGAGACGAGGTAAAAATCATGTACCAGCGAGGCTAACCGCTAGCAGCAGCTTTCCAGATGTATCTTTTACAGACGCCTCTTTCAGTTCTATTCTGAGAAAGGGTGAAGGAACAATCATCTCATCGTTCTCAGCTGTTTGCGCCAGAAACGTCGGAACAATTATTCTCTGCTGGAAAGCTCTCATCTTACATAAGATGCTAACTATAACAAATGACGACCTTCAGGCCGGGCTCAGCAGCCGTCAGCTGCTTTTTTGTCCCCAACCACTAACTGCTGTCCAACTCAGCCCAAAAGATTCATTTCTACACAAAGTTTAAGACTTTTGAAAAAGTTTTGCATCCTCTCAAAATAGGTCTTCTTTGTTTTAACCTCGACAAAGTAGGACAGGTTCTGTGTGGCCGTGGCGGACGGCGTGACCAGACCGGAGCTGTCTTCTGGTTGCTGGATACGGGTCGGTGGAGCTGCTTTGTGATCACGAGCTTCAGGGTTAGGGTTGTTTGTTTATAACGGTGGCAATGGGATGAAATTTGACAACTTtacatttattgtttgtttttctgtctttgttgtcaGTACAGTCAGCCACACTGTCCACATCTGGACTGGTTGGAGTGTTATCTGGTATAATAGTGATGACAGGTAGAAATTTCACAGTTTTCTTACGTTGTTTTGTATCACTATCTTTGCTAGCAGGTGTTTTTAGGACGCTAGCAGGTGTTTTAAAGACACTAGCAGGTATTTTTAGGATGCTAGCAGGTGTTTTTAGGATGCTAgcaggtgttttctttttcggaTCATAGAGATTAGTCGGGATGGGGGAATTTGAAGCAGCTGCTTCTTTGACTCTTACAACCACAACGTCTCTTTGGGGCATGTTTTTGGGGCATccttcagcagcagctgtgcTGTCTCTGCTTGTACGGGTTGAACTCTCTGATTGTGCTTGTTTCTGATCACAGAACTTCGTAGAGGAAGAAGACGTTATCACATTTGACCCATCAGAACTATCACAGGTATTTCTGTTGCTGCAGGGACCGCTGAAGTAGTTAATGGGGGTAGAACTGACTGAAGATGATGATTCAGTACCACAGAAACCACCAACACACGGGGGTTTGGAGGCAGTTGAGGCCTTTGGCTTCACAGCCCTGGAGCTCTCCTTTTTGCCAACGGCAGCTGAAGGAACCGTGGTTCTCCTGCTGGTACTGGCCGACGGTCCTGTTTTCTGGATGCCTCTGTCTTCAGACCTGCAGCCTGGTTTGACAGGGACCGTATTTCTGCTCACACCGGCGGACTTGGTCAGCGGTGCGTGTTTCCGCTCCTTCGCCTGAACCGGGGCTGGGAGGTTTGGCGTCGTAGCAGTTCTTATCTTTGCTTTTCCCACAGGGGCCTTTGCCGAGTCCTGATGGCCATCTGAATAAGGAGTTTGTGCAGAAGAATCTGCTTTGTTTGTATCTGAATGTAAGCTTTCCTCAGCGGACTGACTGGATCCTGAAGGTGTGTTTTCCACTTGGGGTTCTGGCTCGGGGCACCTTTCCATCATCCTGTGTGACGCAGTCACATAAGGGTTGTCGGTGCCACCACACAGATGCTTCATTGTGATAAAGTCATGATTCAGTGCCTTGTTGGGGGTGATGCGTCTTGAAGGGTTCATATCCAGCATCTGCTTGAGAAGGTTAATGAAGCATAGTAGATCTGCCTTTTCAAGCGGATCCGTTGCTTGTGGCCGCATGTTTTGCATGTCATCCAGAGAGCTCAGGTTAAAACAAGCTGCGTTAGGTGAGGGAATCTGTTCATTGGCGTCCTTACAATACTCCTCGGCTGTTTTCAGCCTCCAAGCGTACGCAAAGTCTGCCCGGACACACTTGAAAAAGATGTTTGTGCTGAATCCATAGCTCAGCGTAAGGTCGTCAGGCTGACCTAGCAGTGTAACCATGATGCTTAAGGTTTCATACTCAGACCGCGCAGGAAACAGGTGGCGACCAAGGAAGAGAAAAGCTAAAACACATCCTAGACCCCACATGTCTATGGCTTCATTCTGGGAAAAGTTCAGGATAACATCTGGAGATCTGTACGAGAGAGGCTGCTTGAACTTCAAATTCATTATATTATAGGTTCTGATAGAAAGGCCGAAATCTATCAGCTTCACCCTCAGCGGTAGCAGCGTGTGATTGACTAGCATGATGTTATCACATTTCATATCTCTGTGCATCACACTCATTCTTTTAAGGGCATTCAGAGCAACAAGCATTTGCTGAGCAATAACTCGGATCTCGTTAACTTCCAGGGGGGAAAAATACTTCATTTTGATGAAGTCAAACAGACTCATGTCCAGCATCTCAAAAGCCAGGCAGAACTGGTTCTCGTGATCAAAATGTTCTAATAAACGCACGATGGTCGATTTGTCGCCCGTGTATTCTCGGATCGCCTTCAGAATTTTCACCTCATTCTCGCCTGAAGCGTACTGATCTCGCCGTACCACCTTTATGGCCACAATGGCGTCGGTGCTCATTTTTCTGGCCTGTACAACTTGTCCATATCCTCCCCGCGCCAGCAGCTCTTCAACGACgtatttgtgctttttgctGCACAGAACGTCGTCCTTCTGGACGTTAAATGGAGACCTGCTTTCAGCCATTTCTCTGAAAAATGCCAACTAACACCAGGAGCTCCCACCCAGACTCCACACAGGTTCTGACGTCACACAGAACCGAGCTCCAAGAGCTCTGTGACGTCAGGAGCCTGTGGCGTCATCTGCTCTGATCTTTGTTAGGGCGGGACTACGTCATGGGGTACCATGGAAACGGAATTGGAGCTTTGAAGCAGATGCAGGGAGTTCCCCTGCGCATGCGCCACACCTGACACTTTGTCACGTGCTCTGCGTGGATCGTGACCCACCGAACCATGAGTGGGTCCGGGGCAGCGGCCATCCCGGTAACCGAGCAGAACCCGCAGCAGTGGAATCCAGAACCGGTTCTGGCCGTCAGGCTGCCTTCCTGCGCCTGTAGGGGTCCGAgtggacagcagggggcgctgctgcTCCGTCCCTGACTGGAGAACCACGCAGCGTCATGATGTGCAATAAAAGATCATCTTCAAGAACAACTGATTTATTCCAGAATAAAAACCCACATGTTAGCTAGCCACCCAGCTAGCAAACAAGCTGGACAAAGAAGGAGGACGAGCTCTGTGGATAAAAGAGGataaaaagaggagaaaagaggagaaaagaggagaaaagaggagaaaaagaggTTAAAACCCTGCAGACAGGTCTGCAGCTGAAAGGCAGCCTGGCAgagaactgcaggagattcacACCAGGCTTTGAGCTTTATTTAGATGCTGCTGGTGCCTTAGAGGTTTACAATAACTTATCATGTGTGGATCAAGCAGACAAGCTACAGCTGGacaaaataatgataattaaataataatacaatttgAAAGTTATTGTTTTCCCTATAAGAAATGTGACCTATGAGAGGCACAGATTGTTCACCTGCATTCAGAGGTCAGTGTGTCACAGAGGAATAGGAGTAAAACCTGTGAATGTGGTGCATTAAGTGACTCTTTAATAAAAGAGAGGCTGTGTGGGATTTCTGATGATGGTCTGAGGGAGAGACTTTGAAGAAAAGGCAGTAGCTCTGTGCAGGGCGGCAGAGCCTGTGAAAAGACCAGCAAAAGAAGTGTTGAGTGAAATGTGAATGCTGTAAAACAACCAGAGTAATGAAAAGAACTGAGGAGAAATGGAtccagacacacagacagatggAAAAGGAAAGACGTGGTCGATGGGACAACATCCTCCTAAAAGCTGCCCAGCTTCTGGAGAATCGCTCTGCCCTGCTGTCTATTCTGGCACTGACAGCTTGCACAAGGCTAAACTTTGCCAAAAGACTGTTTGTTGTGGACAGTGGAAAACCAACATTTTATGATGAACTAATGAGTTAATATGAGGCTTTATTCTGGGGTTTGGGATGTCTACAAGGAGAGCGTAGCATCAGCGGCCCTGcagtcatccatccatgcagAAAGGAGCCGTTTGAAAGAGGAGCGGGACTATTGTGATTTATTCAAGAAGATAAAAGAGAACAGACAGCACCGGCCTGTTTAAGTTGGAGTCAGACAGGCCAGCAGTGATGATTCCACTCAGACAGATTATTAACGCTGACCAGTGACCAGCACCCCCACAAGGAGGCTAAAGGTTCTGGCTCTTTTTCATAAACCCTTTCTATGAACACTCAGGAACGTTTCCTCTTTATTATCAACTAAACCTTTAACCAGTAGCTACTGTCCCTCCTTATCTGCTGTTTGAGGTGTGAACTTAAACTTCTGCTTTTTGTCAAAGCATCAATAATCTGTGTTTCTAAACCCTATTTTTCTAAGTTTTTACACTCTAACTTAGAAAGGTATGTGtagatatacacacatacaataAAGGTAAGTAAGACAAGGCCCATTTTATTCATTGAAACCATCAGAGGTATGGTTTAGACATTGAGAATGTGATTTTCTGTAATGATGGAGCGGCTGGACAGCCGGCAGACCTCAGGCCTGCTGGGAGCAGCTCAACGGACCTGTGGCAGGAGCTCCAGGAACGCAGGGGCACCTTTGCTCAGTTTACCCAGAGCGATAATGAACTGGTGAGCCGCCGCTAGCTTCCATCTTGTTGTTCTTCCTGCAGACATGAAAActcctgcaggttctgctgaaggtgaGCTGGAGCAGGACCAAGCTGGAGGACAACGTCCAGCTTTCAGAGAACAACTGAAAGCTTTAAAACTGGTAAGATTACTCCTGTTTGGTTTGCTTTACATGTAAAAGGTTATTATAAACCATTGTAGACATTTTACATTGATCAACGTCTATGTTCCttgtatatatgttttaagtattcagatagaaagatattgatggagcttatatatacttgtaaaaaaatgtatagagATTCATTGATAGAAATTGGCAGCCAGATTGGCTTTTGAtcgatgtgcatatatagattttgaagcattctaaataaataggtgtgtgttaaaaaagtaaaaacaaaaagacaaaagtggtaatattatgagaaaaatgtcacttatgagaattaagggggaacatttccagaatagtcacagtttgcataACTATctcagtcctggagtaatagagtcaggttagattataattatttttattctttacgagaataaagtcaggagaatgaagccaaagggatacaaaaataaaaatattacacatataaagtatattctgagattaaagttcctctgatactgtttaactgtctgagtaactgcagatttgccacattcaacatggcggacgctctgacgcatcgcagcataggcagaacccgcccaacatGGCGTCTACGTTTATGATGT
Coding sequences within:
- the LOC105919256 gene encoding homeodomain-interacting protein kinase 1-like, which produces MAESRSPFNVQKDDVLCSKKHKYVVEELLARGGYGQVVQARKMSTDAIVAIKVVRRDQYASGENEVKILKAIREYTGDKSTIVRLLEHFDHENQFCLAFEMLDMSLFDFIKMKYFSPLEVNEIRVIAQQMLVALNALKRMSVMHRDMKCDNIMLVNHTLLPLRVKLIDFGLSIRTYNIMNLKFKQPLSYRSPDVILNFSQNEAIDMWGLGCVLAFLFLGRHLFPARSEYETLSIMVTLLGQPDDLTLSYGFSTNIFFKCVRADFAYAWRLKTAEEYCKDANEQIPSPNAACFNLSSLDDMQNMRPQATDPLEKADLLCFINLLKQMLDMNPSRRITPNKALNHDFITMKHLCGGTDNPYVTASHRMMERCPEPEPQVENTPSGSSQSAEESLHSDTNKADSSAQTPYSDGHQDSAKAPVGKAKIRTATTPNLPAPVQAKERKHAPLTKSAGRHPENRTVGQYQQENHGSFSCRWQKGELQGCEAKGLNCLQTPVCWWFLWY